The following nucleotide sequence is from Falsibacillus albus.
CTATGAACCTATGAATCCGATCAATTTGTCAGTTTGGAAGGCAGGCGGAGCGGAAAACCAGCTTCAAACGGTCATTTTAAAATTGAAATTGGAGGAGTTTTTTCTAATGAAAATTCGTAATATGATGTTGAATGGAGCGGAAGGTGCAAGCATAAAACCATTGGGGCCAAGGGAAATTTCCTTGGTCCGTTTGTTTTTTTACCTGCACTTTTTCTGTTATCGGGATAAACTCCATCAATAAAGGCTTAATGAAAACATTTACATTTCCTTAACTTCCACATAATATTCTTCCTTTAAACTGTAACCTGGTTAATCATTAATACTACAGAAGGAGGAAAAACATTGAAAAAAAGCATCATATTGACCTCAGCTCTTATAACATCCCTCATATCCATCAATGGAGCGAGTGCAGCGGATCAAACTGCTGCAAGGGAATCCAGTTTAAAACAGCAAATTCTGAACGCAAATTCTTTCATCACCGATTCTTCCATCAGGGATGAAAAATTTCAAGCAATGGAACAGTCGCCATTCGCCTTTTTCCGTGCAACCAATTATGTGTATTACTCTGATTTAGGGAATGGAGTCATCCCGATCCCTGCAGAATGGAAGTCGACACAGAATATTTCTACATGGATCGAAGGCGATGCTCATACAGACAATGTCGGTTTTTTTGATAATGACAAAGGTGAAGTGAAATTTGATTTGAATGATTTTGATGAATCGTACATTGCGCCATTTTATTGGGATTTAATCCGTTTTTCTACAAGTATTTTCCTTTTGTGTGATGAGACTCCAAACGTTTCACTTTCTGATCAGGAACGAAGTGATCTTGTTTCTTCATTCCTCCAAACGTATCAGGATACGTTAAAAGAAGTGAATGGGAACAGCAGTGAAACCTCTGTTCAACTTGATGAGGGGTACTTATCCAGCGGATTTGTCCAGGACCAGCTTAGGGATGCGAAAAGCTCTGATGATAAAGCGAAACTGCTTGACAAATGGACTGTGACAGGGAGCAGCGGCAGGACCTTTGACTTCTCCAATTCAGACTTGGCTCCGGTAAGCTCTGGAGACTATTCGGCGATCTCCGCAAACTGGAATGGATATAAATCTACTATTGACTCATTCGTCCAATCAAAACCTTCATCGTATTTTACGATAAAGGATATTGCAAGAAGGCTGCACTCTGGGCTGGGAAGCCTTGGAGTGGATAAGTATTACGTACTTATAGAAGGGGATAGCTCCTCTGCGGATGACGATGAAATCCTTGAAATCAAGGAGCAGCGATTACCTTCAATGTTTATGGAAGGAAGTCTTTCTCAAAGTACTTACGATTCAGAATTCACCAATCATGCACAAAGGTCTTCCATAGCGTATTTGGCTGAAGAAACAGAGGTGGACAACCACTTAGGTTATATGACCTTCAATAATAAATCGTTCCGCGTTAGAAGGATATCCCCTTGGAAGGAAGGAATCAAAGCAAAAGATTTTAACAGCAAGTCCGATTTAGAGGATTTCGTAAAATATTCTGCAAAAGCACTTGCTTATGCACATGCGAGGGCGGACAAAGATTACTCAACTAACTTCGTCGACTATAATTTTGAGCAGGGTGCACTTGACGCCATCGATGTATGGCCGCAATTCAAGACGAAGGTATTGGCATACAGCAGCGACTATTACCAACAGGTGAAGGCAGATTATTCACTGTATGAAGATTTAATGAATAACGGAGAAATAAAATAATAACCAGAAAGAACCCGGCATAAGCCGGGTTCTTTCGTTTAGGCTGCATCCTATGGAGCAGTAAGCAACTAGCCTTTTACCTAGATTGTTTTCTTCAGTCCGATTGCAGCCGTTGATGGAGAAATGGTGATAAGTGATGGAAATAACGCCGACTCTGATGGAGAAATTCATGGAAGTGATGGAATAAATCGCAGAAGTGATGGAAAAATCCTTAATTGTGAGGGAAACAGCATCTGCAAACGCTCCCCGGCACCGCTATGACCCTATGAAACCGGCCAATTTGTCAGTTTGGAAGGCTGACACCGCGGAAATCCAGCTCCAAACGGCCATTTTCTTTGAAACCTGGGAGAGTGTCAACAATAAAATGATGAAAAATCATCATATGATGTTGGTTGGAGCGGAAATCAGCCATGGAATACCTTCTAAATCGAAAATCCAAAGGAATAGATAATTGGCCCTTCATTTATTGTATAAAAGCACTTTTTTTTATATACTAAAATAGCAATATAGAAAAGATTTAGAATTTTCCTATTTAATTATGTAAACGATTTCAAGGGCGGAGGGGGAAGTGATTTTGCATATTGAAAAAATGAAATCTCAAAACTTCGAGCGCTTCAGTGTTGAAGATTGGAAAATGCTTGCAGAAAAAACACTAAAGGGGAAACCGGTTGAAGCGCTATTTTCCAAAACATATGAGAATGTTGATATAAAGCCTCTTTATACGGAAGTGGACCGTGATGAACATGTTGGAATCCCATCCTTTAAAGATAGAAACGAATGGTTTGTCTCACAGCGCATCCATTCATCAACCACCAGTGGATTGATTGAAAAAATGAAGAAATCCATCGAACGTGGACAGAATTGCAAGTCATTCAGTTTGAAAGATTTATCTTTGGACGACCAAGGAGCAGCGGCCTTTATTGAAGAGCTGCTGCAAGGAAATGATTATCCTATTTTTGCGACTGACGCAATTACGTTTGAAAGCCTATCTTCTACAATATGCAGGCAGCCATCATTATCAGGGGTTTTCGCTTTCGATATATGGTCTGAAAGTCTGTCATGCGGAAAGCAAATCCAAGCAAATTCAACGTCTTTCCAAGATTGGAAACAAAGGATTACGAATATAAAAGGTACGAATCCAAGACTGAAGACTATATTAATCAACACCACTCCATATCATCAAGCCGGAGCAAATGCAGTGCAGGAAATCGGCTATGCCATTTCAGAGGGTGTAGAGTATATCGAAGCATTGAGGGACGTTTGGACGATTGATGAAATTGTCAGCCGAATGGTATTTCACTTTTCCATCGGCAGCCAATATTTTTTGGAAATAGCCAAACTTAGGGCTTTCAAACAGCTCTGGATCAGTGTCTTGAACGCATATGGTGTAAAGGATCTTTCACAAGCATTGACGATCAGCGCAGAGGCTTCACTATTGACAAAATCATCCTTGGACCCTTATGTGAACTTGCTTCGATCAGGGACGGAGGCGTTCTCGGCAGTCATCGGCGGCGTGGATTATTTGCATATCCCTCCTTTTAATGAAGCATATGAGGAAACAAATGAATTTTCAGAGCGTATAGCAAGGAACATTCATTTTATCTTGAGAGATGAAGCTCATCTCAGCAGGGTAGTTGATCCCGGAAAAGGGTCTTATTTTATAGAATCATTGACGAAACAGCTGGGAACAGATGCCTGGCAGCTGTTTCTTGAACTGGATCAACAAGGCGGACTGCCGGCTGGATTGATGTCTGGACAAATCCAGGCAGAGGTTGAAGCGGTTCGAAATAGAAGGATGGAAGAACTTGAAGTAAGGAAAAAGCAAATGATCGGGACAAATATATATGCAAACCTGGAAGATAAAATATTTGCACCCACTCTACAAAATGTAATGGCCAAAGCATGGCCGGATGACTATGTCGATATCGTCCCTCTTCGTATTGAACGTCTTTCTGCTGCATTTGAAAGATTAAGGAATAAAACAAAAAAATTGCAGGATAAGGGCAAATGTCCGACTGCTGGTTTGATTGGGCTTGGCACGTTAAAAAGCCATAAACCACGGATGGATTTCGTTTCTGGATTTCTTGCCGTTGCTGGAATTGAATCGGTCAAGAGCAAAGAATGCCATGCCCCGGAAGATATCGAGGAATTTATCAATGTGAATGAATTTGATTACTGCGTGATTTGCGGCAGTGCCGAGTCATATACAGAATTTGCTGGAGAAACGGTCCGAATGCTAAAGCGGGTATGGCCAAATGCCGTCATTGACATTGCCGGTAAGCAGAACGAAGGGCAGATGGCTGAATGGGGGATTGATGGCTCCATTTACAATGAGCAAAACATCGTTGAAAAGCTGGAGTCCCTGCTTGAACTTTGGGAGAGGGGAGAAAAAAATGAAAAAGCCTGATTTTAAAAACATACATCCATTTCCTTCTAGTGTAAAAGGGTCAGAATTTAAAAATAGGGATACTCATCTTTTTGAAACGAATGAATCCATCTCCGTCAAATCCCATTACTTCGGAAATGATTCGGAAAAAGTCGATCATAACGAGGATATGCCGGGGCTTCCACCATATACGAGAGGTCCATATCCGACCATGTATGTCAATCGTCCCTGGACGGTCCGCCAATATGCCGGTTTTTCAACGGCAGAGGAAAGCAATGCTTTTTATCGCAGAAATCTGGCGATGGGACAAAAAGGTCTATCCGTTGCCTTTGATCTGGCGACCCATCGAGGATATGATTCCGATCATCCAAGAGTGGTAGGGGATGTGGGAAAAGCCGGAGTGGCAATCGACTCGATATTGGATATGAAAATATTATTCGACGGAATTCCTTTGGATCAGATGTCCGTGTCGATGACGATGAACGGTGCCGTCCTTCCCATCATGGCATTTTACATTGTGGCCGCGGAGGAGCAAGGTGTAGCGAAAGAACATCTGGCAGGCACGATCCAAAATGATATTTTGAAAGAATACATGGTAAGGAACACATATATCTATCCTCCGAAAATGTCGATGAAAATCATCGCGGATATTTTCGAATATACATCCAAGTATATGCCGAAATTCAACAGCATCAGTATATCAGGCTATCATATGCAAGAGGCAGGGGCGACAGCGGATATTGAGCTTGCCTATACATTGGCAGATGGTCTTGAATACGTAAGGACAGGTCTTGGTGCGGGAATTGGCATCGATTCATTCGCCCCGAGATTATCGTTTTTTTGGGCGATCGGAATGAACTATTTTATGGAGGTGGCCAAGCTTCGTGCTGCCAGAAGAATTTGGGCGAAGATGATGAAGACCTTTTCACCTGAAAACCCGAAAACGATGGCATTGAGGACTCATTCGCAAACTTCCGGCTGGAGCCTGACGGAGCAGGATCCGTTCAATAATGTCACGAGAACATTGATCGAAGCGCATGCTGCAGCAATGGGGCATACCCAGTCGCTGCATACGAATGCACTGGATGAAGCGATTGCACTCCCTACCGATTTCTCTGCGCGCATCGCCCGGAATACTCAATTGTACCTTCAGGAAGAAACGGGTATAACCGATGTGATCGATCCATGGGCAGGTTCTTATTATGTCGAATCACTCACACATGATTTGATGGAAAAAGCGTGGGAGCATATTGAGGAAATCGAAAGCTTGGGAGGCATGACCAAAGCGATTGAAACAGGACTTCCGAAAATGAGAATTGAAGAAGCTGCCGCTAAAAGGCAGGCGATGATCGATTCAGGGAAAGAGTCAATCATCGGGGTCAACCGATATCGATTGGATAAAGAAGACCCGATCGAAACGCTGGATATCGATAATACTGTCGTAAGAGAAAAACAAATTGCAAGACTCCAATTATTGAAATCCGAACGGAATGATGAAGAAGTGTCACTGGCACTTCAAAAGCTGACTGAAGCCGCAGCAACCGGACAAGGGAATTTGTTGGAGTATGCTGTAAATGCTGCGCGCGCGAGGGCAACCATCGGTGAAATTTCGGATGCGGTCGAAGCGGTCAGCGGCAGGCATAAAGCTGTCATCCGCTCTATCAGCGGGGTTTACAGCACAGCTTTTTCCAATGAAGAAGAAATAACGGCCGTTCAGGAAATGACGAATGATTTCCTTGAGAATGAGGGGAGAAGACCAAGGATCCTGATTGCAAAAATGGGTCAGGATGGACATGACAGAGGAGCCAAGGTCATTGCCACAGCCTTTGCCGATTTAGGATTCGATGTAGACATCGGCCCTTTATTCCAAACACCGAAGGAAACGGCTCAGCAAGCAGTTGAAAATGATGTGCACGTCATTGGGGTAAGTTCACTTGCAGCCGGGCATAAAACACTTTTGCCTCAACTCATCGAAGAATTGAGAGGATTGGGACGCGAGGATATTTTGGTCGTCATCGGAGGCGTCATTCCCGCCCAGGACTATGCCTACTTGTATGAAAAAGGGGCTTCTGCCATTTTTGGACCTGGCACGGTCATTCCGGTCGCT
It contains:
- the scpA gene encoding methylmalonyl-CoA mutase — protein: MKKPDFKNIHPFPSSVKGSEFKNRDTHLFETNESISVKSHYFGNDSEKVDHNEDMPGLPPYTRGPYPTMYVNRPWTVRQYAGFSTAEESNAFYRRNLAMGQKGLSVAFDLATHRGYDSDHPRVVGDVGKAGVAIDSILDMKILFDGIPLDQMSVSMTMNGAVLPIMAFYIVAAEEQGVAKEHLAGTIQNDILKEYMVRNTYIYPPKMSMKIIADIFEYTSKYMPKFNSISISGYHMQEAGATADIELAYTLADGLEYVRTGLGAGIGIDSFAPRLSFFWAIGMNYFMEVAKLRAARRIWAKMMKTFSPENPKTMALRTHSQTSGWSLTEQDPFNNVTRTLIEAHAAAMGHTQSLHTNALDEAIALPTDFSARIARNTQLYLQEETGITDVIDPWAGSYYVESLTHDLMEKAWEHIEEIESLGGMTKAIETGLPKMRIEEAAAKRQAMIDSGKESIIGVNRYRLDKEDPIETLDIDNTVVREKQIARLQLLKSERNDEEVSLALQKLTEAAATGQGNLLEYAVNAARARATIGEISDAVEAVSGRHKAVIRSISGVYSTAFSNEEEITAVQEMTNDFLENEGRRPRILIAKMGQDGHDRGAKVIATAFADLGFDVDIGPLFQTPKETAQQAVENDVHVIGVSSLAAGHKTLLPQLIEELRGLGREDILVVIGGVIPAQDYAYLYEKGASAIFGPGTVIPVAAQKVIEEIYRRLGYEEVQV
- a CDS encoding methylmalonyl-CoA mutase family protein; its protein translation is MHIEKMKSQNFERFSVEDWKMLAEKTLKGKPVEALFSKTYENVDIKPLYTEVDRDEHVGIPSFKDRNEWFVSQRIHSSTTSGLIEKMKKSIERGQNCKSFSLKDLSLDDQGAAAFIEELLQGNDYPIFATDAITFESLSSTICRQPSLSGVFAFDIWSESLSCGKQIQANSTSFQDWKQRITNIKGTNPRLKTILINTTPYHQAGANAVQEIGYAISEGVEYIEALRDVWTIDEIVSRMVFHFSIGSQYFLEIAKLRAFKQLWISVLNAYGVKDLSQALTISAEASLLTKSSLDPYVNLLRSGTEAFSAVIGGVDYLHIPPFNEAYEETNEFSERIARNIHFILRDEAHLSRVVDPGKGSYFIESLTKQLGTDAWQLFLELDQQGGLPAGLMSGQIQAEVEAVRNRRMEELEVRKKQMIGTNIYANLEDKIFAPTLQNVMAKAWPDDYVDIVPLRIERLSAAFERLRNKTKKLQDKGKCPTAGLIGLGTLKSHKPRMDFVSGFLAVAGIESVKSKECHAPEDIEEFINVNEFDYCVICGSAESYTEFAGETVRMLKRVWPNAVIDIAGKQNEGQMAEWGIDGSIYNEQNIVEKLESLLELWERGEKNEKA
- a CDS encoding DUF2252 family protein, with the translated sequence MKKSIILTSALITSLISINGASAADQTAARESSLKQQILNANSFITDSSIRDEKFQAMEQSPFAFFRATNYVYYSDLGNGVIPIPAEWKSTQNISTWIEGDAHTDNVGFFDNDKGEVKFDLNDFDESYIAPFYWDLIRFSTSIFLLCDETPNVSLSDQERSDLVSSFLQTYQDTLKEVNGNSSETSVQLDEGYLSSGFVQDQLRDAKSSDDKAKLLDKWTVTGSSGRTFDFSNSDLAPVSSGDYSAISANWNGYKSTIDSFVQSKPSSYFTIKDIARRLHSGLGSLGVDKYYVLIEGDSSSADDDEILEIKEQRLPSMFMEGSLSQSTYDSEFTNHAQRSSIAYLAEETEVDNHLGYMTFNNKSFRVRRISPWKEGIKAKDFNSKSDLEDFVKYSAKALAYAHARADKDYSTNFVDYNFEQGALDAIDVWPQFKTKVLAYSSDYYQQVKADYSLYEDLMNNGEIK